The nucleotide sequence cctgagatattgccgagagccattcttattgggacacccggtacatacattTTTAGGCcgtacattttattaaaatcaataTCTCAGTTTTGATAATTTGTTGACTTGTGCTTATAATATGTGCTTATGTGTGTactatattttaaaacatttactTTTGTCTGTCGCTACAATGAAAATATTATTCGGCTGCAATATGAGACATAGGTTAATTAACTTCCATTAGGTACTAAAGTGAAAAATTACTCCTCTATATATTATAGTCCAGTGTACCACAGTAAAAATAAGGTATAACCTCTGATTTCTTTCAACACGCATATAATATATTTTGATGAAACTTTGGAATTAACCTTTATTCACTAACTTCAAAATATACCCTACACTACCGAAGTGTGCTTTTACCTTGAGGGTGGAATCTACCACATTCGGGGGGTTGGAAGCTTTATATTGGAAATAATCTCAAGAatcgaataaaaaaatattgttatgacagttccgtagattgatcctacattgaaaaagtcccttgacgtaaaagaagaagtagtcacgtacgagaatgttctggatgtcatggaataacccagaaatgtctggtgacgtccAGAACGTCAGAAATCTATATAAACATACGTGTTTGACATTTTACAGTTCAGTTGTAATTGAGTATTTAAAGTTGATAGTTGTCATTGAGTTTGTATTGTAATTGAagttaaataaagtattttaaagaagttgtaacatTGGTGACAGCGGTGGGATTGAAGACATAACTACATTTTGAATGGTTAATACGAGATCAACAGAATTTAAGAAAGAAATGGATAAGTCCGGACCCCCAGAATGGTTTTTACAAATGAAAGCagatgaagagaaacgtaggcaagaagaaaATATAGAGGAAGAGAAGCGTAGACAAGAAGAGAAAGAGGACAAGGAGAAGCGTAGACAAGAAGAGAAAGAGGACAAGGAGAAGCGTAGGGAGACGAAGGAGAAGCTTAGACAAGAAGAGGAGGAGAGGCGTAGAAAAGCAGAGGTAGAAATGATAAATAGTTTAACCCAAATTCatgaaaattttcaattagagGTAAGCCAACTTAATAATAGAATAGACACATTAGAtgaaaaacaaaactttttagaCAATAAAATACAGCAGCAACAAAATTCTTTAGTTAATTTAGAGCAACAACAAAACGATTTGAAATCTAATTTAGAAAGACAAATAGTTGAGTTACAAACCAAAATTAATACCCAAGCTTCATTATCACATATTTCAGTAACTAATATCGACTCTGAACAAACAGCCCCTTCATCTTCGATAGTGTATCCAGGTACCGTCAGAACGAGCAAAATCTTAAAACCACCGACATTTGATGGCCAAACAGCATGGGAAACTTATCGTTTTCAATTCGAAGCTGCAGCTAGAGCAAATGGCTGGAATGAGAACGAAATCGCAGCTTCCTTGGTGGTGTCGCTTCGAGGTCAGGCAGCGACCGTTTTGCAATTTCTTCCCCAGGATGCACCCAATTATACCTCTCTCGTACAAGCTTTAGAGACAAGGTATGGCCAGCAACATCTGAAGCAGGTTTTTCAAAGTCAGCTGAAAGTTcgatatcaaaaatataatgagagcctgcaagaatttgaagccgaTATTAAAAGATTATTACATTTGGCATATCCTCAGGCACCAAGAGATTTTCTGGAACAAATCGGTATACAGGCTTTCATAGATGGACTGCATGATATcgaaatgcaacaggctctgCGATTACAATACCACAAAACGCTAGATAAAGCACTAATCTCAGCTCAGGAGTACGAAGCGGCGAAAAATATTTCTAGatctcttccacaattaaaagaaataagatttacAGAAAATAAGCAAGTCACAACCACAGATAATGAACAACTAGTTTTATCCCAGATATTAAGATTACTACAAAATATCCAACAAAAACCTCGAAATGAAAACAGAAGATGTTTTAACTGCGGAAGAATGGGACATCTAAAATCCAATTGCAGAAGCCGATCCCAAGCACGAAAAGAAGAATACAAGAATGAGATCAGAAGGTCGCCTAGTTCGACATCCAGAAGCCTGTCGCAAAGTCTCACTAGAAATGATGGTAGATGGTCACTAAGAAACAGATTTCCTACAACTGACCATAGAAAGGAAGAAAATACACTGGAATTTGAAGTTAGCCATTTGAAGGAACAACTAGCgattagtaaaaataaaatagaaagatTAAGAGAACAGGTGACAATATTGCAAGAAGAGTGTAAGGTaattcaaaataatgcaaaaactaCACAGTCCAATCTGGAAAACGAATGTCAAAAACTGATGAAAGAGAAGAATGTgtttaataaacaatttcaagAATACCAAAATGCATTAAATGAATTACAAGTTCAAAGCCAACGTCAGCTAGCACAAAAAGAGAATGTAACCGAAGAAGTTAGTCTGCGGATGACCACAGTTGAACAACAAGAAGATAATGACCAGATTTCTCTGGAAAACATTAAGAAGAGTCAAAAGAAAGATAACGACTTAAGAGTTATACGAGATTGgcttaaaaatggagtaagacctctttggcgggaaatatctaaatacagtcgaactataaaggcgtactgggctcaatgggaatccttgcatctttcgaatggtttgttatatcggaagtgggaaagttccgatggagtacgtatagttcaacaggtggtactgccaaaatcacacattaaaagtgTGTTGGAAGACCTTCATAGCAGCCTGTCTGGAGGACATTTTGGAGTAAAAAGAACACTGGCCAGAATTCGAGACAGATTTTATTGGATAAATTGTCGCCGAGATGTAGAAGCTTGGTGTAAGAAATGCGATTTATGTAACGGAAGAAAAGGTCCTAAAAcaagaagtcgtggtaaaatggcacaatatctttccggaGAGCCTTTTGAACGACTTGCAGTAGATATTCTCGGTCCACTCCCGCTGACAGAGAGAGGAaacaagtacttaatggttgcaatggattatttttcgaaatggcctgaaattgcacCCCTTCCTAATCAAGAAGCCACTACAGTAGCAGAAGCATTTATAACACACGTCATATCAAGACATGGAGTCCCTTTAGAGTTGCATTCTGATCAAGGTCGAAATTTTGAATCAGAATTAtggcaagaattaatgaaaatcttgggtattaagaaaactcgaactacgcctctccatccacaatcagacggaatgatcgaaagacataatagaactatttttcaatatctttcaatgtttgttgctgataatcaaaaagattgggataCCCTAATTCCTCTGTTCTTGTTAGCCTACAGAAGTTCCGAATATGAAGCAACTGGTTATTCTCCATCGATGATGATAGCcggaagagaaatgaagcttcctcaagatcttattttcggaaGATTGCCTCCCTGCGAAGAAGAACCTTCATCCCAGACCTACGTTGAAAACTTAAAAGAAAGATTGGAAAAAGTCTacgaatttgctcgtaaaagtttgaagctCCAAAGTGATAGAGCCAAGTCCAGGCTCGATGTGCATGCTACTGGGACAATTTTCGAAAGAGGCGACCCAGTATGGCTATACAATCCCACACGCAAGAaaggactttgtccgaaacttcaacgaaactgggaaggcccgtacaccattttgaagaaaataaatgatctagtctaccgcatccagttttcagctagaagtaaacccaaggtagttcaTATCGAGAGATTAGCCCGATATCAtggaactgatccaccctgttggcttcaaccagaccctgagagaccagttattcgaggcgaataactataaaggagggagcagtgttatgacagttccgtagattgatcctacattgaaaaagtcccttgacgtaaaagaagaagtagtcacgtacgagaatgttctggatgtcatggaataacccagaaatgtctggtgacgtccAGAACGTCAGAAATCTATATAAACATACGTGTTTGACATTTTACAGTTCAGTTGTAATTGAGTATTTAAAGTTGATAGTTGTCATTGAGTTTGTATTGTAATTGAagttaaataaagtattttaaagaagttgtaacaatatattgttcttcttcttcttagccttctttCGTCGAGTTTGGATGTAGACCTCTCCCATCTTCTTCCATCGGTCTCAATCCTTAGCCACATATTTTCAATTTGTTCCAGCTACTCTTTCAATATCATTAACCCATATCATCTGTGGTCTCCCTCTCGGTCGTTTATTTTCGTAAGGTCTCCAGTGTTGTAttattgcattccaacgttggtctttttgtctagcagtgtgacctgcgaagctccatttaagtttggaaattttgttgttatgtcctccaCTTTTTCTTTATCTTACCTATGCGTTCCTCTTTTTAAGAAAAGAAAATATATTCTAAcaagaaaatattgtataaaatatTTTCGAAAAATCAATACTTGTAGATTTATTCGTGATTGAATATATTGAGTAGGGTATTACCTACTTACTGTTACAATTTCAAGAAAATCGACTCTTTTGCTGGAATTCGaagttaaaaactttaatatactATACTAAACTTAAGACAAAGAATTCCTGGACAAAATATCCCGGACAAGTAATTTCCACAAAGCCTTCTTGGACAAACAATACCTGGATAAACGATCCCGACAAAGAATACCCGCAAAATTTCTCAACAGAATATTCCTGGACACATAGTCCCCGGCCAAAAAATACCCACAAACAATTCCCGGTATAAGACCC is from Diabrotica virgifera virgifera chromosome 9, PGI_DIABVI_V3a and encodes:
- the LOC126890920 gene encoding trichohyalin-like: MVNTRSTEFKKEMDKSGPPEWFLQMKADEEKRRQEENIEEEKRRQEEKEDKEKRRQEEKEDKEKRRETKEKLRQEEEERRRKAEVEMINSLTQIHENFQLEVSQLNNRIDTLDEKQNFLDNKIQQQQNSLVNLEQQQNDLKSNLERQIVELQTKINTQASLSHISVTNIDSEQTAPSSSIVYPGTVRTSKILKPPTFDGQTAWETYRFQFEAAARANGWNENEIAASLVVSLRGQAATVLQFLPQDAPNYTSLVQALETRYGQQHLKQVFQSQLKVRYQKYNESLQEFEADIKRLLHLAYPQAPRDFLEQIGIQAFIDGLHDIEMQQALRLQYHKTLDKALISAQEYEAAKNISRSLPQLKEIRFTENKQVTTTDNEQLVLSQILRLLQNIQQKPRNENRRCFNCGRMGHLKSNCRSRSQARKEEYKNEIRRSPSSTSRSLSQSLTRNDGRWSLRNRFPTTDHRKEENTLEFEVSHLKEQLAISKNKIERLREQVTILQEECKVIQNNAKTTQSNLENECQKLMKEKNVFNKQFQEYQNALNELQVQSQRQLAQKENVTEEFSCN